The stretch of DNA ttaaaaaccgccatTTACATTCTTAATCGGGTGCCAAGTAAATCGGTGCCGAAAACACCGTATGAACtgtggacaggaagagaaccctcgctTAATCATTTTCACGTATGGGGTTGTCCAGCTGAGGCCAAAGTGTTTAATCCGAACATTGGGAAGCTAGATCCCAAGACAGTCAGTTGCCATTTTATTGGCTATCCAGAAAAGTCTAAGGGATATCGCTTTTATTGTCCCGACAGACACACgaagtttgtagaaacatgaCACGCTGCCTTCTTAGAAGATCAGATGATTAGGGGGAGCATAGTAGCCAGAAAAAtcgaccttgaggagaagcgggtataCGTTCCCACTCCGATGATTCAAGAGCCTTATTTCTCGTTACCTGTGGTTGTGGCACCGATAGAGCAGGAAACTGCAGTGCCAACACCTGCTGTCAGTCTACCTGACGTTGCAGTGCAAGAAACTGCGGTGCCACCACCTATTGTTGGTTCTCCTAGCTTGGCATTAAATGGAAATGAGGACCCTGTTCCTCAGGACCAAATAGAACCCGTTGCCATGGATGAGGGGGAGCAACAACAGCCTCCTGTGCAAGAAATACCAGTCGCAGTGGCCCCgagaaggtcacaaagaactAGAAAACCAGCTATTTCTAAAGACTATGAAGTCTATCATAGTGAAGAAATACAGAatgagggtgatcccacctcttttgaagaagccatgaagaGCGCCAATTCATCCAAATGGTTTGcagccatggaagatgaaatgAGATCCATGAATACCAATAAAGTCTGGGACTTAGAAGAAATTcccaaaggagccaaaacagtaggctgcaagtgggtctacaaaacaaaatgtgactccaaagggaacatAGAAAGATATAAAATGTggctcgtggcaaaaggcttcacGCAAAGAGAAGGAATAGATTACAATGAGACCTTCTCTCCGGTCTCATGTAAAGACTCTTTCAGAATAATAATGGCCttagtggcacattatgatttagaattacatcagatggatgtaaagacggcattcctAAATGGGGATTTGTATGAAGATGTCTACATGGCACAGCACAAAGGTTTTGTTGTGGAAAGCAAAGAAAATTTAGGATGCCGCTTGAGAAAATCGATTTATGGCTTGAAGCAAGCCTCGAGGCAGTGGtatttgaaatttgatgaaacaattagaaagtttggatttaaagaaaatgaagaggacaattgcatttatgcgaaGTTCAAGAACGGGAAATTTATTTTCCTtatcttgtatgtggatgacattctgctAGCAAGTAGTGATGTTAATCTTCtcctggagacaaagaaattcttgtcctcgaaatttgatatgaaagatcttggtgaagcttcgTTCATTTTAGGAATTGAGATTCACCGTGATAGAAGAAGAGGGGTTTTAGGATTATCACAGAAAACATACTTAGAAAAGATATTAAAGAAATACGGTATGCATGCGAGCAAGcccacacctgctccaatagtcaagggcgacagTTTCGGGAAACATCAGTGTCCCAAGAACCAGTATGAGCTCGAGCAAATGAAGGCAGTGCCTTAtccttcagctgtcggaagcttacagtatgcacaagtgtgcacaCGCCCTGACTTAAGTTTCGTTACCGGGGGTACTTGGCAGATACCAGAGTAATCCAGGCATAGAGCACTGgaaaatggtaaagaaagctttgCGCTATGTGAGGGGCACAACTGGCCTCATGCTGACATATAGAAAATCAgaaactttagaaatagaagggTATTCAGATTCAGATTTTGCAGGAGATGCAGATGATAGAAAGTCCACATCTGGATACATcttcactcttgcaaaaggagcaatatcgtggaaaagctccaaacagacAGTTACAGCATCCTCCACGATgtatgctgaatttgtggcatgttatgaggcctcggggcaggtcACATGGCTAAAGAAATTTGTACCCGGATTGAAAGTGGTCGACATCATAGAAAAACCACTGAAATTATACTGCGACAACGAGCCAGCAGTATTCTATGCTCATAACAACAAgtcgagtggtgctgccaaacacatcgacatcaagttttatgttgttaagGAGCAAGTCCAGGATCAAACTATTTGTCTATAACATATCAGAACAAACAagatgttagcggatccgcttacaaaaggcctaccacccaatgtgttcagagaacacttagccggcatggatttaagggaaagcctatgATTCCTGGACAAAGAGGGCCCTAGAATAAGACTCTGTTTCAGACCAGAAAAgtgattgtggctgttaatctgacAGTAATAACTGTCATGACGAGGCACGCCCTATACACTGATCTGCGATGGGATGAACCAAACTCAGATAAAgaacaagaataagaaaatgagagatcaagggggagaatgttggatatGATCTCCAGGCCCGATCCAAAGATCGGGCCAAATCCCCTTTgatcgcgccctgatcgggggcgcccagtcattatggctggtgggcccccgtcgcctgCGCTATATAGAATAGGAGGGGGGTGTAACGGCCCAgggttttaaatagccaatttagggtaattagaatcaaattatgcatcatgtgcttgaattgcttgaaaaaggatctttttgtaaatataaaggttatatgtgtaattatgattttatgcaaggtcctttctttagttatgttgaataggttgcgtaattttaacttttgtggagggtgtttttgcaaaattcagtgcatttattgcatggcagcaaacTTTGCTTTTAAATCtaaatttgaagtgaaattgctttgaaaaagacaaaattcctggaattcaaaatccctcttatgttttaaaaattagctcttgaatctttgatcaaataaatttttgcacaacgtcaaagttgtagatcttgaaaaattgaacaactttcatgttgggcactttttcatttgagctctattttaaaagttatcgctagtTTATAGAATGGTCCCTGGAGTTTTTGGAAATTTCGTTTgggtccttttccccttcctccagctcctctGCTCTCTCCCACCGCCGACCGACGGCGCCACGCCGCGCGACGCCGCTCTGGGCCGGCCGTAGGCCAACTCCAGCTTCGCCTTCGCTTCACGTGGCACTTCCACATGCTTCTGGACCCATCCCCCTCGTGCTGGTACCTCCTCCGCTTGCCACGCGCCCGCGCCGAGCTTCGCGCGGCTGCCACggtgccacctcgccgccgccagtgccgtgcgccgcccgcccgccgtggagggccgcccccgcgccacctcctgcttgcctGGTAGCTTCTACGCGTCGCGCTGCACCTTCACCGCCCTCCTTTGCCTTGAGCTGGAGCCTCCATCTCGCGCCACGCGCCCAGTgaggccaccgccggccgccaccgcaatCCGCCGTGGCTAGCCCGATGCAGTGCCCCAACCCCTCTCCTCTCGCGCGCATCAAAACCAGGAGGACCCCCTCCTTCTTTTCCCTTCGCGCTTTTGCCAGTTCCTCCACCCCACgccccggaacgccgccgccgctccaccgaacgccggcgagcctcaagcccgccgtcgagccgcGCCTCCACAGCCGCTCCGCCCAAATCGACCCCACATCTAGCTTCGCCTCGACCCCGCGAAGCTcacccacccctcctcctcgcccagtcctcaccggagcgccgcctccgccgtcctcctccgccgccggagcaacTGCTCCGCGGGGAACATCCAATCCGACCACCCCGAGCCCCAAGAAGACCACCATTGGGTTCGCCTTGGCCTGctctccatttcccccaaccccaccctcgccgccggtgactcctctcgccggttttggccggtcaaccaCCGCCCCTCTGCTCTGACCCGGCCGAGGACCTCGGGTGAGAAGAATCAAAAACTCAGGGGGTTATGTGAATAGGCCGTgactcatttgaatagtgccactaaggactcctttgtaatttttgcagtaaactttgaaattccatagaaaatcgtaggaaattcagaaaaatgtaaaattGGATGTTTTGGAGTCCTTGAGAGTagatctttgcagtagaatcataataagttaggcttttgttgaaagtttttgctgtacaagttgttttgtgtcactagcttcataaagactagttatttaatctttttcttatctgatgattaacagcttgtcttgcagtgaaacttttatggtagtttactcatgtaacacttgtttttctataaaaattttatgatcagttctttggtgtagctatttatttgatttaatccttgtttagtaggctttaattatggtaaatagtttctgttcataataaattatgaaaatatttctgcataTTCTTCTTGAttatcttagcttgtccaggaagtttgagcctcagttcatggctagaacaggagctaaaaatgaatcctgataatctgttgttctgttttgtttattttctcataattaattctctgtagataaaatcatgaaaatttcacagtagctagTCCTTTTCTAGTGtcaacctcctgttaaattttgagcttctactttgctctattttgacctgtataattcaagcttgatctaggtgttatctgaatgaaagaattgttgtgattaattggctacatgtcttggcatgatttttgcaaggtagcttagtctgttcattctatgtttagggtaattgttgctaaatttattgctatttgtgatctgagttgtttatttaattagcaaaccttgagttaaatgctataggaatcaaccaccactcattttatgaagttagtataacttgcttgtgctgttgatcatgatgccttgtgtagttaaatttgttatttaactactctataaacaattgcccatgtatgtttataatgttgttcttgcattacatatagacacgactgccttatcggacggaacgtacgagctgatcccggaatctgtcggaggtgatctcgaagctcaagcgaacactgctgaactaactgaagccccgaaccaaagttcggaagagcctagagctgaaatagttagcaactaccgagaaggcaagccccggacataacctatatttcaaattattatcatttactgttattatttacttgtgcatttacagttcttagaatttgaattgaaaccctagatgcatgatcctaggaacctatgtactgaacactagactcgagatcgactacttgctaagcttataggaccggtaaaagtcgagtgattgcctgtcactcgcgagctttataggaattgtttgtttacttctgttatcaatataaggacgacggacggggttgtgatcgatatcatgactttatgtgagaccccgtctgtgttgatgaacttgctaaggtcgcggggtgtggtagcggtggttaagtttttgaaagtactagccacatgccgtaaatatggtacgcggcaagcctagtagccgattggaccggggagtggatatacctttcactctctctttagagataggtttttaaatgttattattgatcaacactacgacttcaagggacaagggtggaccgggcacgggtggaccttggagccctgtagtcggggagagtgaccctatccacaagccggaaagaaaggtcaacggttgcttagaagtgactcgacggtgcttcaagcgtgtgtgctaggttatccttgcaaggttgaatttcgattcagaatcgtccgcctctcacgatgaaatgagactgcttgatccctttgccacacagagtaataagagcaacaatattatttattaatcttgatgtttgcttagttttctaccatgtttggttagtagttgcttacatagaatggttaatctactagaatcttgaaagctaaaacttgaaagtaaggatctactctttattgcttttcagcaaaaaggaaaaccagagcctcacaaaccttgcatagtctagctatagtgggctacttatacccgttgacggttaagtcttgctgagtattagaatactcagccttgctgttgaaaccctttttcaggtatgagtcttgaggaccaggtcgctagtttgacctatccctgctctttgcctcctggctggtccgtagagtgggatacgtcttcggccggcaatgaccatgacgagtgataccttgcttgggctagcttggtaccattttgcgacgtgttgtagtcgtcgtgtttcatcttccgctgtttaaaccctAAATCTTTAcacttatggtttgtataactgttttacttaagttggctttgtaataatagtttttaactggtttgtaatcattactatgcctgtgttgtaaaattttggttgtaatatctctggactcgccttcgtgcggggtatgcttgttcgatccgagaaccggtggttgtatcgggacgttacccgacagacccagaattattccgtttgaagtgcgtttgagctaatgttgcttttatggtgatgacctgcgcacttgagccgggataatttaggcggttctgccacaggggGCCGGGGCACGGACGCCCAAGTTGACCGCTGCCAAACCCCTCTCCCACAAACCCTACCGATCTAAGGGAGCGCAAGGCCGACGGGAATCACCCCAGCGCCGCCACGACGTTCCCCACCGACGCCGCCGTTCCCGGCCAGTGCCGGTACCGGCCCGAAGGGTACCGGTACCCTCGCCGCCCATCGTCGCCGCCGGATCCACGTCTTGCCAACCcggacttcctcgcctccatTCTCGACTCCATCGACGCCATGGCACCCGCAGGGTCGAGCTCCTATGCGCCCCCTTCCACGGATGGTTTGCACCTTCATCTCCataccttcctctctctctgttGTACTAGAACTAGGATGAACCCCATGTTTATCTACTAGAAGATATACCCGTACTCGATCTTGTATGCCTAGATATCGATCCAGTGTAGAaccctagatttttttttttgtaactaACACATGGTACCCCCGCCGAGATCAAAGACCAGCACTGTCCTCCCCTCGTGGCAGGTGGCCATCCTGTCAAGACCATAGGCGACGGCAGCCGCGGTGGGTTCGTTGATGATGCGCATGACATTTAGGCCGGCGATGGCGCCAGCGTCTATGGTAGCCTGGCGCTGAGAGTTGTTGAAGTAGACAGGGTGCACGACTGCGTTCTTGACCGTGGTGCCGAGGTAGACCTCAGCAGACTCCTCCATCTTGGCAAGCACCATTGAGGAGATCTCCTCGGCCGAGAACTGCTGCTTCTTACCATTGTACTGCACCTCGATCACTGGCCGGCCCTCATGATCTGCTTCAACTTTAAAGGGCCACATTTTGATGTCTTCTTGCACAGACTCGTCATTGAATCGGTGGCCGATCAATCGCTACACCTCTGTACCAAAAATAGTCATATAGTCAATCAAAGTGAACCATAGATAGCTTGCTAGAATGACATCTTAAGATATTATGAAATTTACAATCAGTACACAGATTGAGAGAAAAAATAGTGTCGTGCATCCAGATCAATTTACTAGAATATTTGTCAACAGCACATGAAGCTTTCCGTGGATGGTTGCCAGCAATAATCCAGTACTCTGAATTATCAGCATCCTTGACCGTTCAGTTTTGATGTTGTTTCATATGCATCCAACATTCAATGAGATGAGTTGAACAAAGAATTCACATGGCAGGAGTATTAAGTATGGGTGCCAGCAGTCGTGAAGAAGACGGAAAAAGTACTCGGCTGAAAATTTTGGGTAACAGAACAATAGAAGACCGGCGGAACCAAGAACTGGGCAGAAGAGGCTTGTAGAAATTAGACATCGGCGGAACCAAGCACTAGGGGGAAAAAAGAGGCTTTTGGCTTACAATGGCGGTACAAATCGATCTCCCGGAGTTGTTGGGGATGCGTCGTTTCAGCGAGAGATTCGATCGATCTACTAAATGCCTGAACGCGGCGTGGGCTGTGAGCAGCCGGCGACAGAATTCGTGATTGCTAGTACTGAATCAACACCGATCTGGCAGTGGCACCCATGAAAAACCCCATTTTTATGCTTCACATCCGTATGAAAACCCCAGTGACGAAAGGGGAAGTAGCTCAGTAAGCGATGAACAGCTACAAACTGCTACACAGGGAAGAAATTCCGGTGGATTACACACCGAAGATGGTGTTGGTGGGGTTCAAGGCGGCCTGGTTCACTGCCGCGTCGCCGACGAACCTCTCGGCTCTGGTGAAGGCGACGCAGGACGGCGTGAGGCGGTTGCCCTGGTCGTTGGCGATGACCTCGCCGCGGTTGCCCTGCCACACGGCCACGCACGAGTAGGTCGTGCCGAGGTCGATGCCGACCGCCGGGCCATCGCCCTTCAGCTTCAAGCCGTCCGCCATCTCCCTTCTCAGAGCAGCTAGACCTGTCACCTGTGTGCGCGAGTGTGCCGTGTGCGAGTCCGTAAAGCGGCTTCGGCTCCGTGTGATTTATTCCCCACGCTGCGGCAAGCCttcaagaaagaaagaaaaaggccaTTCCGATTTACAAATGCTCGTCCAAATATCTTTATAGTTCCATAAAACTTATGCACTTTTATATTCGATTTTTTAGGGAATTTTTTTTATCGATTTGAGCTGCAAAGTCATCCATTGTGACTTCTTGTTCTGCATGTTTTGAGGGACGTGTAATATGGCTTTGTCACTGGGGAATTCTAATTTATGGTCGCCCATGAGTTTCTATCCGTACCGTCAATTTACGGCCACTGCAAACTTTCTCTTTTTTGGTATGTGTGCACCCAACCAATCCATTTtctttttagaaaatatttacCGTTTTCTCATAAAATTTTTTGGAGAAActtttcaagaaaaatatttGGAGAGATTGGGGAAACTTTGATGAGAAAATATTTGAAAGAGAAAATTTTAAGAAAAATTAAGAACATTTCCGAGGAAAAACTTTTGCGTCCAATATaaaaaagtttgaaaaaaaCTTTTGTAAAATAAATATTCAATGCAACTTTTGCAGCAAAAATATGAATAAacttttgcaaaatcttttgtaaattttttttgccaaaaaataaaaaaattacaaatgttttggaaaaacttttgcacaaaaaataaaaaataaaatgtcGCTCCACCTACCTCTGGGGGTCACCATCGCTCCCCCGAaacgcaccgccaccgccgggtGGGGAGCGCGCCGTCGCCGTTGTGGAGCTCGCTCGTGAGGAGAGTAACTGTGCCATGAAACTTCCAGTGAGTCTGGCCTACGGAGTAATCTCAATGTGAGCCTTCTCCCTAATCCTAGGAGTCCGGATCGGTTGTTGCAAATCAATCTTGTTCTTTTTCTATTACTATGTTTTTAATCATtgtgtgtgtttttttaaaaaaatctcgtCAAAAACAGAGTATTAGGGATAATCCACTTCAACCCCAAACAATGAAGCCATTTATATACTAGTTTGTCGTAGTTTTGTAACTAAAGGCGTTTTTTAGGGAAACAGCAAACCAACTCAAATGTCAATTGAAGCTACAAATTGCAACAAACCTTAGGTCTCATTTAATCATATTTTTTAAAATGCCCTCTTTAATAATTAGAATAGTTCATTTGTTGGGCTATTAGGATAATTTATTGGTGGATAAATAATTGTATATACTACTCTGGTAGTAGTGTTTTCACCCCTGCATCTGCGGTATGGTAGATTATTTTAGAGCAGAACTAGCGATAAAAATCCACTCATTTAGTCGACTTCCTCGATCTTGGGTTCTTTTTACCACAGTGTCTGTTTTTGACCAGAGTCTTCGCTTTCCTAGCTAACCGATTTGGGGTACTTGAGCTGGTCCTGCAAGCGTGGCAAGGGTAGCCCGTAGCCAGCAGCAGGCCGTGGGAAAAAGTAGAGGCGCGTGAAGAGCGAAGCCACAGCCGTGACTCaggatggcaatgggtacccgaaacccgagtACCCGACGGGTTTTACCCGATAAAAAGACAGGTATGAATGTATACTACTCATACCCGCTTACCCACGGCTAAAAAATACCcgtagacaaaaaaaaaagaacagcaCAGATGACTAACTCATTTCAGCCCATGTAGCCCATAAAATCTGGCCCAAATACTCTTGGTATATATATTGTGGAACCCCCTCAAACCCTATCCCTAATCCCCACGCCACTCCCCTCCCAGAACCAGCCGCCGGGCGCCGTAAAGCCTCGTGGTCGCGCTCACGCGGACTCGCGACCTCGCGGGGTTGCGCCGTCGCGCGGTCGAGCCGCATCCTTCCAGCGACGCGACTGCGACTGCGACTCCGCGAGCCGCGACGCGCCGACGGCCGACGCCTCCTCGGCCGTCCTCGCCCCTCGCGAATGCGGCCTCGCCTCGCATCACGGCCTCGTCTCGCATCGCGGCCTCGCGGGTCGCAGCCTCCGCTTCTGCCTGtcgcccctctcctctctctactCCGGCGCCTCCCTGGCCCCTCCCCTCCCAAACTTTGGCACCCCCAAGCTCTCCCAAACTTTGGCGCCCCCAAGCTccaggcgcaggcgcgcagcAAGTCGTGGGCTCACGGCCTCGCCTGCAGCTCCAGCTCCCGGCGGCGCACGGATCGGGTCGAAGCCATGGATCCATGGTGGAGAACTCCGGGTACATTTTCGGGTACGGGTTACCCGTTGGGTAAAAATTACCCGTCGGGTACGGGTATGAAACTATTTTTCTACCCATGTGCGGGTgcgggtaacccgacgggtacAATTTAGTCTTGGCGGGTACGGGTGTGGGCGGCTAGTACCCGTCGGGTacgtacccgttgccatcttgaGCTGTGACCGACCTCTTGGacgtttctctcttttttttgatcGGAGGACGTTTCTCTCTTGGGGATAAATCCAAAACCTCTTTTCCCTATCTAGAGAGTTGAGACTGCAATGACCAATGGGTAAGTCTTCCCATCGAAGCAAGTTAAGGATTTTGACTCAATTTAAGGGACCCAGCTAACCTATGGTCCGCCGTAATATAACCCTCCGCACGGCCCATCCTTTTTTAGAAATATATACTATATTTGCCACTTTTCTGTTTCGGTAACCCACCTTTTCCACCCCGGGTCTGGTCTGATTTGGCGCCAAAGTTGCGCGCGGCGGGGGAATCTTGGGGGCCCACCCACAAAACCCTTTTCCCCCCTTCCAAGACATCCGTGAGCCATAACAAAAATCGCTTTGCCaattctgccgccgccgccgcaaccaaGAAGAAAAGCTGCGAGCAAAAAAAGCGACGGCGACACGGAAAAAAGAGGAAAAGCAAGAATAGATCCCGCGGGATAGCCTTTTGCGTATAAACAAAGAGCAGATCTACTATGAGGTACGTATACTGATACACACAGATGCAGAAAAAGACATTTGTATATGTGCAGAAATCATCTGTAATTCGCTTGTTTTAACGACCGGCACTATAGTAGGATTCGACCAGCAAAAAAAAGTACAAACCCCCCACAAATTCTGTTTCCGATGCTGAAAAAGTTGCTTTCTACATGCAGCTATTTTGATTCTAGCTTAGTAAGAGATTCTGTACTGAAGTGGTGGATGCGTCTTGTTGCCTCAACTCTGTATATGCTTCTTTGTAGACCTGATTGAAAAGGAACAAACCATGTTAGTGATTTTGATGCTAGCTTAGTAAGAAAATCTGATTGAACAAAAATACAGGAAAATTGCCTAAAGCTTAGAAACATGATTCTCGCTATTTTTTTGGGTACATTATTCCTTCAAAATCTGTGGTATATTGCTTTCAAATGCATTATACCATATTAAGAACCTTGATCTGAAAAAATGAATCAAATGCAGAATTGCCTGGACATAAATATGGTTTTTCCTATTTAATGGTACATTATTGCCTCCAGAAAATGTGTTATATTGCTTTCGTGCGTATATAAGACATTTATTATGTTGACATGATCTGAATGAAAAAGGTACAGAAATTGCCTGAACTTAAACATAAATTCTGCCTGTTTAAAAGATACATTATTGCCTAAAAAAATTGTCTTATattgctttcatgcatatatgATGTTGATGTGTAACCACAGGTTTGTGATTTTTGCAGTTGATGGGTTAGCTTGAGGGGGAAAAAGAGACGCGGCAGGGCGATAAAAAAATGGATCTAAATGAACTCCCACCAGATTTTGATTATGATTTCCTGGATTGCTCAGAAGCAAATCCTTCATATTGCACTCAAGCAGTTGAAGCTTCAGGGCAGGGGGCAGTGCATGACATTGTGCAGTTTGCGGATGAGCAAGATGTCCCTGCTTTGGATAGTATTGAAGCTGCTGTTGGGTGCTGTAATCTAGATGAAAATCCTGAAGATGTGCAAACAATTGCTGATAACACCCAGGGAGTAGCGGGTCTGGAAGAAATTTGGTCAACACCTCCAGTGCCGTACACTGGACAAATCTTTTCGAGCAAGCAGGAAGTTAGAGAGTTCTACAACTCATATGCATCGAGGATTGGGTTCTCAATTCGCACAAGCACTTCACGGCTATCAGGTTTGACGCGGGAGCAGCACAAAATCCTATTTGTTTGTAACAAAGAAGGGCATGGGGGGAAAGTGAAAGAGGGCAATCCAGGTGATGAATCTGATGACAGTGATGATGGAGGAGGGGTGAATGGGACTGAAAATAACAACAAAGGCGATGGCGAAGAAGATGCTGAGAAGATAAAAAGGTTGGATggtacaaagaaaagaaaaagggagaggATGCATCATACAGATTGCAAGGCGAGGATGGTTGTCAAACTGATTGCTGATAGATGGCATGTCATTTTCTTTGCTCCAGATCACAACCATGACCTTGTTGTGAAGCCTTCCATGAAAAAGTTCAGGAGGTCTCACAAGGGTATCCCTAAGGAAGAGATGGATTTTATTGCCTTGTTGCATGGTTGCAACTTAAGCACTGGGCGCATAATGCAGCTCATGAATGAGTTCTATGGATTTGCACAGCTAGTTCTGCATGAAGGGAAGGATGTTGGCAACTTCCGCTCCACCATATGAAGAACAGAGAAATACAAGGACATGCAAGAGACTTTGGACTTCTTTAAGGAGCTAGAACATGAAGATCCTGAATTTTTCTACACTCGATTGTGAGCACAAGGTTGAGAGCTTATTTTGGGTTGATGGAGAATCTAGGCATGCTTACATTGAGTCATACCATGATTGTGTATCTTTTGATGCAACCTACATGACAAATATGTATGAAATGCCCTTTACTCCCTTCATTTGGATTAATAGGCATGGGCAGTCTTTTATGTTAGGTTGTGCCTTCTTAAGGAATGAGAAGATGCCTAGCTACACATGGTTATTTGAAACATTCTTGGAAGCAATGAAGGGTAAGCCACCATTGAGCATTATCACCGACCAAGATGCTGCTATGAGAAGTGCAATTGCTTCTACATTTCCTAATACAAATCATTGGAACTGCCGCTAGCACATTATGGACAAGTTTACTGGTACGATAGGT from Panicum virgatum strain AP13 chromosome 9K, P.virgatum_v5, whole genome shotgun sequence encodes:
- the LOC120648185 gene encoding protein FAR1-RELATED SEQUENCE 5-like; the protein is MDLNELPPDFDYDFLDCSEANPSYCTQAVEASGQGAVHDIVQFADEQDVPALDSIEAAVGCCNLDENPEDVQTIADNTQGVAGLEEIWSTPPVPYTGQIFSSKQEVREFYNSYASRIGFSIRTSTSRLSGLTREQHKILFVCNKEGHGGKVKEGNPGDESDDSDDGGGVNGTENNNKGDGEEDAEKIKRLDGTKKRKRERMHHTDCKARMVVKLIADRWHVIFFAPDHNHDLVVKPSMKKFRRSHKGIPKEEMDFIALLHGCNLSTGRIMQLMNEFYGFAQLVLHEGKDVGNFRSTI